Part of the Mauremys mutica isolate MM-2020 ecotype Southern chromosome 1, ASM2049712v1, whole genome shotgun sequence genome is shown below.
CAATAAAGTGGAAGCATGGGAAGAAAGTGCAAAAATATTTGAGAGAAAGAGGTGAAGGGGCCATTGAGGATGGCCTCATTGGTGAAGCAGAAGTTTGGAGGAAGGTGAAAGGGGACAAGGGCCCAGATTTCAGTATGAGCTGTGTGTTGCATGACCTTGAAAGCAAGAACAAGCTGTTTGAACCTGATGCCGAGGGAGCAGTGCAGTCCCGTCCCAGTCAGTGAAGAGACTGAAAGGATGTGTGCAAGGTGGTTGAATTGACAAGTGAGAGACGATTTTGTCAAGAGTATTTTGTACAGTTGAGAGGGAAGTGAAGTTAGTATCAAAAAGCTCAAAGGGGGAGATTGCAGCATAAAGATAGACAGAAAATGTTGAATTTCCATGATGGCAAAGAAGTGCTAAGTGTGCCATCCAAAGTGGACTATTGGTAATGGCAGGAGAGGTGTAAGCAGACAGGCAACGAGTGAAATaatggcctggggcagagcaatgGTAATGTCAGATGAGAGACTCTCTCAGAGTTGTGGCTCAGAACCTCAGTCTTGGACTGTATAACTCAGATGTCTAAAGCATTGACCACCTCACATGGAGGGTTATATATTTATGCTTAGTGGTGTTAATACAGCATTATATAATTGttctctttaatatttttatatcaGGTGCTTAGAAATCACAAGGCTTTATCTTGAGACTCCAGGAAACCCCCATTGCAGTTGAATGAGAGACCTAATTAAATGTACTTTCTATTGGGAGGGAAACTATTGTTGGTGAATACAATAGTGTCTCAGAAATAAAAGCAGGTTGAATACCATATAGGGTATGTATGTCCTACTATATGCATAGCTgttttaggatatgtctacatgtTCCCTGGAAATCAaatgaaaaggagaaaaattCAAAGTGAGGACTCATTCCAATTTTTCCAAGACTCCAAAGATTGCACAAGCAAAAGTGCTCAAATTCAGGATATGATATGACTGGGATATTTGTTGGGTCTCTTAAATTAACCTGACCACTACATTTCTAacacatattttttaaattaattgcttCTACATTTCTGAAGATCATGGTAGTAAGACACCTACCACTGATGGGGTTGGTGCATCCAGCACATTTTTTGGCATAGAGGTTGCAGAAGCAGCTCAGGCAATATGCAAACTCATCCCGGGAGGTAAAGCGCTGTCCAGACAACTGCTTCTTGCATCCAGTACAAACAAAGCACTCCTTGTGCCAGGGCTGCTCCCGGTAAGTTACACCTCCTGTAGTGATAGCCTGTGGGggtggtgaggttttttttttcaagaataAAAGAGGTTTTGTGAGGTAACCTTCTTACTGAGGATGACTTATTTTTAAAACCAGGAATAACATTTATGATTACTGGCAGGAACTGACCTTGAGAGGGAAGCCTTGGTTTGGGATAAGTGATTATCATGCCCAATTATGCAAAGTCTCATCTTTAAACAACTCATTTGCTTCCTTTTCATCTTGTAATCTTGCTCAAAATTGTCCTCTTCGTATATAAAACCCTTACACCATCCTGCTTCATTTCCCTGTTTTCCTCTACTCCTTTCCTTGTGCTCACCTCAGCATTGGCCTCCTTTCCATGCTTTCACATCCTATCCCGGTGGTGAAACAATTTATCTCTGCAGCTTCTGCTGTCTGAAACAGCCTCCTTTTATTTTTCCTCCTCATCAACAGACCttttaatttcaaatctctgctgAAAATGTATCTCTTCTCCTTTGCTTGCATCTCTTTGACCCGGTCCCAGACATCCATCACATAACGAGTCATTCAAaccatcccactgaagtcagtgagactaaATTATGTGAGCAAGGAATCAGCCACAAGACTTTGGGTTGCAGGATCAAGTCATTAATTTATTTCTTCCTCTGGTATTTTTTAATTCTAATTCACTAAGAATGGTGGTGTATGAATTGTAGGAAATACGTTGTGCAAATAattgacctgatcctgcaaatgcctATGACCTATTATGGAGTAGTGACTTCAAAAATGTTAATTTCAGAATATATATGCTATAAACATGGtaactctttttcttttttcctcttgatCTTTATGGTTGGAATTTCCAAAAGGACTCAGCATTATCCTAACTcggctcctgttgaagtcaatgggaaaatattattgatttcagtgggagctgggtccGATCACTGCTGAGTGCTTTAATTTGAAATTTTCACACTGCAtgcctttcccacactcagaaaATGTCATCCCCTTGTAGGAAACATCTCATGCTAATAAGCATTGAGCTTGTtaataagggtttgcaggattggaccctaaagTTGTACTGCATTTCCTAAGGTCAGCTGATTTTATCATTGTTTTCATAACAATTTATctcacacacagaaaaacaaaaaagcctCCACCAATTTGATATGATAGATATGACAACTTTGTAAATTTGAGGTACATAAATTAAGAATAATACCTTCTTACACTGGACACATTGCATGGCAAACTGCTTTTCATAGCAGGGTACGCAGAAGTTTTGATTATCTTTGGGGATGAAGCTCTTTGTTCCAATTGGTTGTTGACAACGATGGCAGATAAAGCAGGTCTCATGCCAGCTGTTACCCTTATACTCCATCTTGCGTGTACCTGTCATGAGATCAAAGCACAAAATGAAGCCCTTCATGCTGACAGTTATAGCAGTTTTAACCACTGTAGTTTTGATTTGTTTCTACTGATTGCTAGAACCTGTGTAGTGATTAGTTAGCATAGCAAGGAGTTGGGTGCTGTTCACAGACGAAGTTTCCAGAGTGTGCGAGTTATGGTAAGGAGATTGGAGTAGCTACAGAGAGCCTCAGGCTTGCTTCAGATGGCACTGTGAGAATTCATTCATTAGGAATTCTTGTGAAATCTGCAGTATTAGCCTTACCTTCGCTCTGTTCCACACCTTTTATTAAAGTCCTGCAATTATTTCTTCATTTCATTTCTGCTTTGTGTTTGTGCCTCAAATACAAGCACAAGGACGAGTCTCAT
Proteins encoded:
- the FHL2 gene encoding four and a half LIM domains protein 2 isoform X3; translated protein: MPGTRKMEYKGNSWHETCFICHRCQQPIGTKSFIPKDNQNFCVPCYEKQFAMQCVQCKKAITTGGVTYREQPWHKECFVCTGCKKQLSGQRFTSRDEFAYCLSCFCNLYAKKCAGCTNPISGLGGTKYISFEERQWHNDCFNCKKCSLSLVGRGFLTERDDILCPECGKDI